One segment of Candidatus Eisenbacteria bacterium DNA contains the following:
- a CDS encoding lipopolysaccharide biosynthesis protein yields MNEGKTPDRRELDRSLIKGLAWTGAAKWGTQIVAWGATLVVARLLLPEHYGLVGMATVYLGLVTLFNEFGFGTAIVSLRDLSERQIAQLNTVSVLFGAASFLLSLAAARPLAAFFDAAELTAVVIAMSSAFVVAAFRTVPQAVLQRELRFGTLAVIEGVQSILRALFMILFAAAGFGYWTLVLGNVVGALFLTGMTLFVRRLRFDLPAWREIRSAIRFSGHILGARIGWYIYSHADFAIAGRLLGKGPLGSYSLAWSTAGMPVEKVTALMSRVTPAIFSAVQSEKESLRRYLLNLTEGLALVTFPVAVGLALVADTLVPSVLGEQWQGAVVPLRLLALYATFRSIVTLLPHVVNVIGETRFGMWNAYLAAAVLPVGFIVGARWGTMGIASAWLILHPLVTFPLYRRVFKRIELSAGRYLRSVWPAASAVLVMAAAVLAAKQLAPDSWSAGRRLALEVPVGAVVYSLALVVFHRRRLRAVRETLRLLRRET; encoded by the coding sequence TTGAACGAAGGGAAGACGCCCGATCGTCGAGAGCTCGATCGTTCGCTCATCAAGGGTCTGGCGTGGACCGGCGCGGCGAAGTGGGGGACCCAGATCGTCGCCTGGGGGGCGACCCTCGTCGTCGCGCGGCTTCTTCTCCCGGAGCACTACGGCCTCGTCGGGATGGCGACGGTCTATCTCGGCCTCGTCACGCTCTTCAACGAGTTCGGGTTCGGCACGGCGATCGTCTCGCTCCGCGATCTCTCCGAACGGCAAATCGCGCAGCTCAACACCGTTTCCGTGCTCTTCGGCGCGGCGAGTTTTCTCCTCTCGCTCGCCGCGGCCCGGCCTCTCGCGGCGTTTTTCGACGCCGCGGAGCTCACGGCGGTCGTGATCGCGATGAGCAGCGCGTTCGTCGTGGCCGCGTTCCGCACGGTTCCGCAGGCGGTCCTCCAGAGAGAGCTTCGCTTCGGGACGCTCGCGGTGATCGAGGGCGTGCAGTCGATCCTCCGCGCGCTCTTCATGATCCTCTTCGCGGCGGCCGGTTTCGGCTACTGGACCCTCGTCCTCGGGAACGTGGTCGGTGCGCTCTTTCTCACCGGCATGACCCTCTTCGTCCGCCGGCTCCGCTTCGATCTCCCGGCGTGGAGGGAGATCCGCTCGGCGATCCGCTTCAGCGGGCACATCCTCGGCGCGCGGATCGGGTGGTACATCTACTCGCACGCCGACTTCGCGATCGCGGGACGCCTTCTCGGAAAGGGTCCGCTCGGTTCCTACTCGCTCGCGTGGAGCACGGCGGGGATGCCGGTCGAGAAAGTGACCGCGCTCATGAGCCGCGTGACGCCCGCGATCTTCTCCGCGGTTCAGTCGGAGAAGGAATCCTTGAGGCGTTATCTTTTGAACCTGACCGAAGGGCTCGCGCTCGTGACCTTCCCGGTCGCTGTGGGGCTCGCTCTCGTCGCCGACACGCTCGTGCCGTCGGTTCTCGGCGAGCAGTGGCAGGGCGCGGTCGTTCCGCTCCGGCTTCTCGCTCTCTACGCCACGTTTCGCTCGATCGTGACGCTCCTCCCGCACGTCGTGAACGTGATCGGCGAGACGCGCTTCGGGATGTGGAACGCCTACCTCGCCGCCGCGGTCCTCCCGGTCGGGTTCATCGTCGGGGCGCGTTGGGGAACGATGGGGATCGCCTCGGCCTGGCTCATCCTCCACCCGCTCGTCACCTTTCCGCTCTACCGGCGAGTCTTCAAACGCATCGAGCTCTCCGCGGGCCGCTATCTCCGTTCCGTCTGGCCGGCCGCAAGCGCGGTGCTCGTGATGGCCGCCGCCGTTCTCGCGGCGAAACAGCTCGCGCCGGACAGCTGGTCGGCGGGCCGGCGCCTCGCCCTCGAGGTCCCCGTCGGCGCCGTCGTCTACTCGCTCGCGCTCGTCGTCTTTCATCGGCGCCGCCTCCGCGCCGTCCGCGAAACGCTCCGCCTTCTCCGGCGGGAGACGTGA
- a CDS encoding CopG family transcriptional regulator gives MRESRVTIKIPRPLYRRIGQVIEGSGFSSPTDFVVFVLRDLVGERGPAETPDEFTQEELRSIRRKLRNLGYLE, from the coding sequence GTGAGAGAGAGTCGCGTCACGATCAAGATCCCCCGTCCGCTCTACCGAAGAATCGGACAAGTGATTGAGGGGTCTGGGTTTAGCTCGCCGACCGACTTTGTCGTCTTCGTTCTTCGGGATCTGGTCGGGGAGCGGGGTCCGGCGGAGACCCCGGACGAGTTCACACAAGAGGAGCTCCGCAGCATCCGCCGGAAGCTCCGCAACCTGGGCTATCTCGAATAG
- the sat gene encoding sulfate adenylyltransferase → MIRAHGGKLVHRVAEEKERESLVRLVDSLPRLPLNERETADIEMIAIGAMSPLEGFMNREDYVSVLDLKRLAKGLPWTIPVVLSAKEGHGDEFREGEKIALVGPEGEVLGVLDLEEKFAVDKEQEAEKVLLTTDESHPGVQYLKSIGDVYLGGPITLIQRPKHRRFEDFRLDPRETRVLFKAKGWETIVAFQTRNPIHRAHEYLQKCALEVVDGLLVHPLVGQTRGEDIPADVRMECYRALFENYYPRTRTALSIFPAAMRYAGPREAIFHALVRKNYGCSHMIVGRDHAGVGNFYGPFDAHYIFGEFDRYEIDITPMFFDNSFFCRTCGNMASSKTCPHGSADHVALSGTKVREMLARGEMPPPEFTRPEVAEILMEYYRKRNKEQNG, encoded by the coding sequence ATGATTCGCGCACATGGAGGCAAGCTGGTCCACCGGGTCGCGGAGGAGAAGGAGCGGGAAAGCCTGGTCCGTCTCGTCGATTCGCTTCCGCGCCTTCCCCTGAACGAGCGGGAGACCGCCGACATCGAGATGATCGCGATCGGGGCGATGAGCCCTCTCGAGGGGTTCATGAACCGCGAGGACTACGTCAGTGTTTTAGATCTCAAGCGTCTCGCCAAGGGCCTCCCGTGGACGATCCCGGTCGTTCTCTCGGCGAAGGAGGGGCACGGCGACGAGTTCCGCGAGGGGGAGAAGATCGCCCTCGTCGGGCCGGAAGGAGAGGTGCTCGGCGTTCTCGATCTGGAAGAGAAGTTCGCCGTCGACAAGGAGCAGGAAGCGGAGAAGGTTCTCCTCACGACCGACGAGTCGCATCCGGGCGTCCAATACCTGAAGAGCATCGGCGATGTCTATCTCGGCGGGCCGATCACCCTCATCCAGAGGCCGAAGCACCGGCGCTTCGAGGACTTCCGCCTCGATCCGCGCGAGACCCGCGTCCTCTTCAAGGCGAAAGGATGGGAGACGATCGTCGCGTTCCAGACCAGGAACCCGATCCACCGCGCGCACGAGTATCTTCAGAAGTGCGCGCTCGAGGTGGTCGACGGGCTCCTCGTGCACCCGCTCGTCGGGCAGACGCGCGGCGAGGACATCCCGGCCGACGTGCGGATGGAGTGCTACCGCGCGCTCTTCGAGAACTACTATCCGCGCACCCGGACCGCGCTCTCGATCTTCCCGGCGGCGATGCGCTACGCGGGACCCCGCGAGGCGATCTTCCACGCGCTCGTCCGCAAGAACTACGGCTGCTCGCACATGATCGTCGGGCGCGACCACGCGGGGGTCGGGAACTTCTACGGCCCCTTCGACGCCCACTACATTTTCGGAGAGTTCGATCGCTACGAGATCGACATTACGCCGATGTTCTTCGATAATAGCTTCTTCTGCCGCACGTGCGGCAACATGGCTTCCTCCAAGACGTGCCCTCACGGGAGCGCCGATCACGTCGCCCTCTCCGGCACGAAAGTCCGCGAGATGTTGGCGCGCGGGGAGATGCCGCCGCCGGAGTTCACGCGGCCGGAGGTCGCGGAGATCCTGATGGAGTACTACCGCAAGCGAAACAAGGAGCAGAACGGATGA
- a CDS encoding alkaline phosphatase family protein yields MSRFALIGLDGAPPKFLFDSWRDELPNIRSVMNDGIHGILQSTIPLGMIPGWTSMMTSQDPGQLGIYGPRGRKGREYGDPAPATSEQVRAKTVWNVLSNHRLNSLVIGVPQTYPPKPLKGVLAAGPYTPGKDAHWTHPREIAREIEESAGGEYVLGIPDFRSLEEDWLFDQIEEMTRKRFAVFRRFAAKKEFDLMVLAESGPDLIHRSFWRYMDPEHRLHQADHKHADSIRKYYRFLDEELGRLLDSLPSDTSTMIVSEHGAARSDGAICINEWLMNEKLLALKEKPEEPAAPAADHIDWGKTRAWAEGGHLARIYLNVKGREPKGAVPEADYESYREELKARIAAIPDDKGDALKTEVLKPEEIYRTVSGIAPDLLVLFGDLRWRASGLVGTGSVSLLDKEAGLDDANHNRNGILIWDHPAKVRPKAKDPYSIFDIAPTIVRFFGLDVPAHWIGEPLF; encoded by the coding sequence ATGAGTCGTTTCGCCCTGATCGGTCTGGACGGCGCCCCTCCGAAGTTCCTCTTCGATTCGTGGCGCGACGAGCTGCCGAACATCCGATCGGTGATGAATGATGGGATCCACGGAATCCTGCAATCGACGATTCCGCTCGGGATGATCCCCGGTTGGACCTCGATGATGACCTCGCAGGACCCGGGACAGCTCGGGATCTACGGGCCGCGCGGCCGGAAGGGACGCGAGTACGGCGATCCGGCGCCGGCGACCTCGGAGCAAGTGAGGGCGAAGACCGTTTGGAACGTCCTCTCGAACCATCGCTTGAACTCGCTCGTGATCGGGGTTCCCCAGACGTATCCCCCCAAGCCGCTCAAGGGGGTTCTCGCGGCGGGGCCGTACACGCCGGGGAAGGACGCGCACTGGACCCACCCGCGCGAGATCGCCCGCGAGATCGAGGAGAGCGCGGGGGGAGAGTACGTGCTCGGCATCCCGGACTTCCGTTCCCTCGAGGAGGACTGGCTCTTCGATCAGATCGAGGAGATGACGCGGAAGCGCTTCGCCGTCTTCCGCCGTTTCGCGGCGAAGAAGGAGTTCGATCTCATGGTGCTCGCGGAGTCCGGTCCGGATCTCATCCACCGCTCGTTCTGGCGGTACATGGACCCCGAGCACCGGCTCCACCAAGCGGACCACAAGCATGCCGACTCGATCCGGAAGTACTACCGTTTCCTCGACGAGGAGCTCGGCCGCCTTCTCGACTCCCTTCCGTCCGACACCTCCACGATGATCGTTTCGGAACACGGAGCCGCGCGCTCGGACGGCGCGATCTGCATCAATGAATGGTTGATGAATGAAAAGCTTCTCGCGCTCAAGGAGAAGCCGGAGGAGCCGGCGGCGCCGGCCGCGGACCATATCGATTGGGGGAAGACGCGCGCGTGGGCGGAAGGGGGGCACCTCGCACGGATCTACCTGAACGTGAAGGGGAGGGAGCCCAAGGGAGCCGTCCCCGAGGCGGACTACGAATCGTACCGCGAGGAGCTCAAGGCCAGAATCGCCGCGATTCCGGACGACAAGGGGGATGCGCTGAAGACCGAGGTCCTGAAACCGGAGGAGATCTACCGGACGGTGAGCGGGATCGCGCCGGATCTTCTCGTCCTCTTCGGCGATCTTCGCTGGCGGGCGTCCGGGCTCGTCGGAACCGGATCGGTTTCTCTCCTCGACAAGGAGGCGGGCCTCGACGACGCGAATCACAACCGAAACGGGATCCTCATCTGGGACCACCCGGCGAAAGTCCGGCCGAAGGCGAAGGATCCGTATTCGATTTTCGACATCGCTCCCACGATCGTGCGCTTTTTCGGCCTCGATGTCCCCGCGCACTGGATCGGCGAGCCCCTGTTCTGA
- the cysC gene encoding adenylyl-sulfate kinase yields MEMKGFTIWFTGLSGSGKTTLARVVEEILRERGMKVEVLDGDVVRTNLSKGLGFSKEDRDTNIKRIGFVCHLLSRNGVVAIASAISPYRDVRDSNRRLIGRFVEVYVKCPLDVLVKRDVKGMYAKALAGEIKGFTGVDDPYEEPLNPEVLVETDKESEEACVQKIIRTLELMGYIPGADASGETSEEEEEKIRRRLRDLGYI; encoded by the coding sequence ATGGAGATGAAGGGTTTCACGATCTGGTTCACGGGTCTCTCCGGTTCGGGGAAGACGACGCTCGCGCGCGTCGTGGAAGAGATTCTTCGCGAGCGCGGGATGAAGGTCGAGGTGCTGGACGGAGACGTCGTCCGCACGAACCTGTCCAAGGGTCTCGGGTTCTCGAAAGAGGACCGGGACACGAACATCAAGCGGATCGGGTTCGTCTGCCATCTCCTTTCGCGGAACGGGGTCGTCGCGATCGCCTCGGCGATCAGCCCGTACCGGGACGTGCGCGATTCGAACCGCCGCCTCATCGGGAGGTTCGTCGAGGTGTACGTGAAGTGCCCGCTCGACGTCCTCGTGAAGCGGGACGTGAAGGGGATGTACGCGAAGGCGCTCGCCGGGGAGATCAAGGGCTTCACCGGCGTGGACGATCCGTACGAGGAGCCGCTCAATCCCGAGGTCCTGGTCGAGACCGACAAGGAATCGGAAGAGGCGTGCGTGCAGAAGATCATCCGCACGCTCGAGCTCATGGGATACATTCCGGGCGCGGACGCGTCGGGCGAGACGAGCGAGGAAGAGGAAGAGAAGATTCGGCGGCGTCTTCGCGATCTCGGTTATATCTAA
- a CDS encoding alkaline phosphatase family protein has product MAAFWKKRSSGPKVCVFGVDGMPHALLRRLMDQGVMPRARAIFGSALRRMRVTLPEVSSVSWSSFMTGSNPGTHGIYGFTDFDKGSYRIRFPSFASLRAPTLWDRLGRRGKRSIVLNQPSTYPAREIPGVLVSGFVAIDLKKAVWPPDLARKLEEMNYRIDLDTQKAGKHSDYLFRELQAILRGREEALDYLWEREKWDLFEIVVTGTDRLQHFQFDAIEDPSHPNHVHCLDYYEKVDALLGRVFDRFVRETGDDSGRGFFALSDHGFTRIRQEFYVNAWLVEEGLLSFRTGEPKSFEDAEPSSKAFGLDPTRIYLHRKDRFPNGCVEPDEVPELCARIAEKILPLRFAGEPVFRGAFRAEEIYSGPETASAPDLVLLANDGFDVKGWMRTGPVFGRSHFTGMHNWDDAFFWNGGPMPEDFDITAIASAIESRLAGQEE; this is encoded by the coding sequence TTGGCCGCGTTCTGGAAGAAGCGATCGAGCGGCCCGAAGGTGTGCGTCTTCGGCGTGGACGGGATGCCGCACGCGCTCCTTCGCCGCCTGATGGACCAGGGGGTGATGCCGCGGGCGCGCGCGATCTTCGGGAGCGCTCTCCGGCGGATGCGGGTGACGCTCCCCGAGGTCTCGTCGGTGAGCTGGTCGAGCTTCATGACCGGCTCGAACCCCGGGACGCACGGGATCTACGGCTTCACCGATTTCGACAAGGGATCGTACCGGATCCGCTTCCCCTCGTTCGCCTCGCTCCGGGCGCCGACGCTCTGGGACCGCCTCGGCAGGCGCGGGAAGCGCTCGATCGTCCTCAACCAGCCGTCGACCTACCCGGCGCGCGAGATCCCGGGAGTCCTCGTCTCCGGGTTCGTCGCGATCGATCTCAAGAAGGCGGTCTGGCCGCCGGATCTCGCGCGGAAGCTCGAGGAGATGAACTACCGGATCGATCTCGACACCCAGAAGGCGGGGAAGCACTCCGATTACCTCTTCCGGGAGCTCCAGGCGATCCTCCGTGGACGGGAAGAAGCTCTCGATTATCTTTGGGAGAGGGAGAAATGGGACCTCTTCGAGATCGTGGTGACCGGAACCGACCGCCTGCAGCACTTCCAGTTCGACGCGATCGAGGATCCGTCCCATCCGAACCATGTGCACTGTCTCGACTACTACGAGAAGGTGGACGCCCTGCTCGGGCGCGTGTTCGATCGGTTTGTCCGGGAGACGGGAGATGATTCGGGGCGCGGCTTCTTCGCCCTCTCGGACCACGGCTTCACCAGGATCCGACAGGAGTTTTACGTGAACGCGTGGCTCGTCGAAGAGGGCCTTCTCTCATTCCGGACCGGGGAGCCGAAGTCGTTCGAGGACGCGGAGCCTTCCTCGAAGGCGTTCGGCCTCGATCCGACGAGGATTTATTTACATCGCAAGGATCGCTTCCCGAACGGGTGCGTGGAGCCGGACGAGGTTCCGGAGCTTTGCGCGCGGATCGCGGAGAAGATCCTTCCCCTCCGCTTCGCCGGCGAGCCGGTCTTCCGGGGGGCGTTCCGGGCGGAGGAGATCTACTCGGGACCCGAGACCGCCTCGGCGCCCGATCTCGTCCTCCTCGCGAACGACGGTTTCGACGTCAAGGGATGGATGCGGACCGGACCGGTGTTCGGCCGGTCCCACTTCACGGGGATGCACAACTGGGACGACGCGTTCTTCTGGAACGGAGGCCCGATGCCGGAGGACTTCGACATCACGGCGATCGCCTCGGCGATCGAGAGCCGCCTCGCGGGCCAAGAGGAGTAG
- a CDS encoding alkaline phosphatase family protein, protein MRRSVGRFAFLLPAALVLLAASPAEAYIGPGAGFAFLSSFFVLFVTFLLAIATILIWPIRLLIRLARRKGKLAKTDVDRVIIVGYDGLDPKLARRWMDEGKLPNFKRLAEKGEFRPLDSSWPSMSPVAWSSFATSSDASRHSQYDFLSRDPKTYIPDLASVKIVNPTRRIKLGKYRIPLGKPVVRLLQRSIPFWKILGEHGIFSQIIRVPITFPPQKFNGAVLSAMCVPDLAGTQGTFTFFTTDTEGAKAATGGVRKPVARNGNIVEAFVPGPANSMTEGQEELRVPVRIVIDEANESATLHLPDETFRLRLREFSPWKRVTFKPGLGVRVNGIVRFCVLSIRPHFELYLTPTQIDPDKPAMPISEPLFYSVYLAKLLGPYSTLGLAEDTWALNERVLDEELFLEQVWLNHEERERMFFNAVDQTKRGLVACVFDCTDRIQHMFWRYFDENHPANRGKDTVRFKHAIENLYVRADELLGRIMKTCDDPRTVLMVMSDHGFTEFSRGINLNSWLALNGYMAMKNGDKTCKDWFQGVDWSKTRAYSFGLTGIYINKSGREGQGIVDPKEALALKREIAAKLSGLRDEERGKTAVNDAIVAEDLYTGPYLDASPDILPAFNTGYRISWESAVGKADGKVFTDNTKSWSGDHCVDPRLVPGVLFCNRRLARKNPAIVDIGASVLDLFGIERPRHMTGRSFFRAAPEEDSAGSVPRGAANG, encoded by the coding sequence ATGCGCCGATCGGTCGGTCGCTTCGCGTTTCTTCTTCCGGCCGCGCTCGTTCTTCTGGCGGCCTCTCCCGCGGAAGCCTACATCGGGCCGGGCGCCGGCTTCGCGTTCCTTTCCTCGTTCTTCGTCCTCTTCGTGACGTTCCTTCTCGCGATCGCCACGATTCTGATTTGGCCGATCCGTCTTCTCATCCGTCTCGCGCGCAGGAAGGGGAAGCTCGCGAAGACCGACGTGGATCGGGTGATCATCGTCGGGTACGACGGTCTCGATCCGAAGCTCGCCAGGAGGTGGATGGACGAGGGGAAGCTCCCCAACTTCAAGCGCCTCGCGGAGAAGGGGGAGTTCCGGCCGCTCGACTCGTCGTGGCCTTCGATGTCGCCGGTCGCGTGGTCGAGCTTCGCGACGAGCAGTGACGCGTCCCGTCACAGCCAGTACGACTTCCTCTCCCGCGATCCGAAGACGTACATCCCCGATCTCGCGTCGGTGAAGATCGTGAACCCGACGCGGCGCATCAAGCTCGGCAAGTATCGAATCCCGCTCGGCAAGCCGGTCGTTCGCCTCCTGCAGCGATCGATCCCCTTCTGGAAGATCCTCGGCGAGCACGGAATCTTCTCGCAGATCATTCGCGTGCCGATCACCTTCCCGCCGCAGAAGTTCAACGGCGCGGTCCTCTCGGCGATGTGCGTTCCGGATCTCGCCGGCACGCAGGGGACGTTCACCTTCTTCACGACCGACACCGAGGGGGCCAAGGCGGCGACCGGAGGCGTGCGGAAGCCGGTTGCGAGGAACGGGAACATCGTTGAGGCGTTTGTTCCCGGTCCGGCGAACAGCATGACGGAGGGACAGGAGGAGCTTCGCGTCCCCGTTCGGATCGTGATCGACGAGGCGAACGAGAGCGCGACCCTCCATCTGCCGGACGAGACCTTCCGGCTCCGCCTTCGCGAGTTCTCTCCGTGGAAGCGCGTGACGTTCAAGCCCGGGCTCGGCGTGCGCGTGAACGGGATCGTCCGCTTCTGTGTCCTTTCGATCCGCCCGCACTTCGAGCTCTATCTCACGCCGACCCAGATCGATCCGGACAAGCCGGCGATGCCGATCTCGGAGCCGCTCTTCTACTCGGTCTACCTCGCGAAGCTCCTCGGGCCGTACTCGACGCTCGGGCTCGCCGAGGACACGTGGGCGCTGAACGAGAGGGTTCTCGACGAGGAGCTCTTCCTCGAGCAGGTCTGGCTGAACCACGAGGAGCGCGAGAGGATGTTCTTCAACGCGGTCGATCAGACGAAGCGCGGCCTCGTGGCGTGCGTCTTCGACTGCACCGACCGGATCCAGCACATGTTCTGGCGCTATTTCGACGAGAACCATCCGGCGAACCGCGGCAAGGACACCGTCCGTTTCAAACACGCGATCGAGAACCTCTACGTGCGCGCGGACGAGCTGCTCGGCCGAATCATGAAGACGTGCGACGACCCGCGGACCGTGCTCATGGTCATGTCGGACCACGGGTTCACCGAGTTCTCGCGCGGGATCAACCTGAACTCGTGGCTCGCCCTGAACGGCTACATGGCGATGAAGAACGGCGACAAGACGTGCAAGGATTGGTTCCAGGGGGTGGATTGGTCGAAGACGCGCGCGTACAGCTTCGGCCTCACGGGGATCTACATCAATAAGTCGGGGCGCGAGGGGCAGGGGATCGTCGATCCGAAGGAAGCGCTCGCGCTGAAGCGCGAGATCGCGGCGAAGCTCTCGGGTTTGCGCGACGAGGAGCGCGGGAAGACGGCGGTGAACGACGCGATCGTCGCCGAGGATCTCTACACCGGTCCGTATCTCGACGCGAGCCCCGACATCCTCCCCGCGTTCAACACCGGCTATCGGATCTCCTGGGAATCGGCGGTCGGCAAAGCGGACGGCAAGGTTTTCACCGACAACACGAAGAGCTGGAGCGGCGATCACTGCGTCGATCCGAGGCTCGTGCCGGGGGTTCTCTTCTGCAACCGCCGCCTCGCGCGCAAGAACCCCGCGATCGTCGACATCGGAGCGAGCGTCCTCGATCTCTTCGGGATCGAGCGGCCTCGCCACATGACCGGGAGGTCGTTTTTCCGCGCCGCCCCCGAGGAGGATTCCGCGGGCTCCGTTCCGCGGGGCGCGGCGAACGGATAG
- a CDS encoding sulfatase: protein MSRERGERTGGLSWILWILAGLFAGGAAGALDSLFLTRVLSSLSLPSYFVLLTAIQYGILGGAAGLILWPLLAVFPGGRRLHPHPFAVLLPLLLLVAVTSIGNRHYLPEETAPASLLFDGLAILLSVALGIAIARVGRRLPRLTAGRAAIFTFAAAGALFGLLSIVPGSAGRTIEPSSIEGGNVRGRPNLLILMIDTLRNDHVSWNDYPRRTTPRLDRFVERGTVFTHLVSQAPHTKESCATLLTGLYPSTHTAVEHDALPESAHTLAEDLQGRGYRTFCSSANTYISPVFGFDQGFETLVTLPVITTYKNGLGHALLRGVRRFGPLPVVSTGLDLLISIEKRLFWEIEHDAAALAAPEVIDPFLDWIGENDKEPFFAYLHFLEPHATYEPPAPYDALFSGGYDGDPVIRPPSTAGVFAPANRARALPEAERRNMIDRYDGEIAYLDEEIGRLIDAIETRGLIERTLIVVVADHGETFYEHGSWGHGHSLYEEELRVPFALIRPGSVPSGRRIDSMARMVDVMPTLLDLLGLDPPEGMQGSSFAGLLEGRGAGASSSYSEIQLSGRRYDTLRKGNYKLIRSEDGGAWLYDLEKDPGEHEDLFEELPDRASELLAEIESLSVLFRGARLTRSEKSAELDATTMDRLRALGYIE from the coding sequence ATGTCGAGAGAACGCGGGGAGCGAACGGGCGGCCTCTCGTGGATCCTCTGGATCCTGGCCGGCCTCTTCGCCGGAGGCGCGGCGGGCGCTCTCGATTCCCTCTTTCTCACCCGCGTGCTCTCTTCCTTATCCCTCCCGAGCTACTTCGTTCTCTTGACGGCGATCCAATACGGAATCCTCGGCGGCGCCGCGGGCCTCATCCTTTGGCCGCTCCTCGCGGTCTTCCCGGGCGGGCGCAGGCTTCACCCGCATCCGTTCGCCGTTCTTCTCCCGCTCCTCCTTCTCGTCGCCGTCACCAGCATCGGAAACCGGCACTACCTCCCCGAGGAGACGGCGCCGGCGAGCCTTCTCTTCGACGGCCTGGCGATTCTCCTCTCCGTCGCCCTCGGGATCGCGATCGCGCGCGTCGGCCGAAGGCTCCCGCGGCTCACTGCCGGAAGAGCGGCGATCTTCACGTTCGCGGCGGCGGGCGCGCTCTTCGGTCTTCTCTCGATCGTCCCGGGCTCCGCGGGGAGAACGATTGAACCATCATCGATCGAAGGCGGGAATGTTCGCGGCCGGCCCAATCTTCTCATCCTCATGATCGACACGCTCCGCAACGATCACGTCTCGTGGAACGACTATCCGAGGCGAACGACGCCGAGGCTCGATCGCTTCGTGGAGAGGGGAACCGTCTTCACCCATCTCGTCTCCCAGGCGCCGCACACGAAGGAATCGTGCGCGACGCTTCTCACGGGCCTCTATCCTTCCACCCACACCGCGGTGGAGCACGACGCCCTTCCGGAGTCCGCGCACACGCTGGCTGAGGACCTTCAAGGGAGAGGCTACCGGACCTTCTGCTCGAGCGCGAACACGTACATCTCGCCGGTCTTCGGTTTCGACCAAGGGTTCGAAACGCTCGTCACGCTCCCCGTGATCACCACGTACAAGAACGGTCTCGGCCACGCTCTTCTTCGAGGCGTGCGGAGGTTCGGTCCTCTTCCCGTCGTGTCGACCGGCCTGGATCTCTTGATCTCGATCGAGAAGCGGCTCTTCTGGGAAATCGAGCACGACGCGGCGGCGCTCGCGGCGCCCGAGGTGATCGATCCCTTCCTCGATTGGATCGGCGAAAACGACAAGGAGCCGTTCTTCGCCTATCTGCATTTCCTGGAGCCTCACGCGACGTACGAGCCGCCGGCTCCCTACGACGCGCTCTTCTCCGGCGGCTACGACGGCGACCCCGTGATTCGTCCTCCCTCCACCGCGGGGGTGTTCGCCCCCGCCAACCGAGCGCGCGCCCTCCCCGAAGCGGAACGGCGAAACATGATCGACCGCTACGACGGGGAGATCGCCTACTTGGACGAAGAGATCGGCCGCCTGATCGACGCGATCGAGACCCGCGGCCTCATCGAGCGAACCCTGATTGTCGTCGTGGCGGACCACGGAGAGACGTTCTACGAACACGGCTCTTGGGGCCACGGCCATTCGCTCTACGAAGAGGAGCTTCGCGTTCCGTTCGCGCTCATCCGCCCCGGGTCGGTCCCCTCCGGCCGGAGAATCGACTCGATGGCGCGCATGGTGGACGTGATGCCCACGCTCCTCGATCTTCTCGGTCTCGATCCCCCCGAGGGGATGCAGGGGAGCAGCTTCGCGGGCCTCTTGGAGGGACGCGGCGCGGGAGCGTCTTCTTCCTACAGCGAGATCCAGCTCTCCGGCCGCAGGTACGACACTCTCCGAAAGGGGAACTATAAGCTGATCCGATCCGAGGACGGGGGCGCATGGCTCTACGATCTGGAGAAGGATCCCGGGGAGCACGAGGATCTCTTCGAGGAGCTTCCCGACCGGGCGTCGGAACTCCTCGCGGAGATCGAGTCGCTTTCGGTTCTGTTCCGAGGCGCTCGGCTCACCCGCTCCGAGAAGAGCGCGGAGCTCGACGCGACCACAATGGACCGCCTCCGCGCGCTCGGCTACATCGAGTAG